In one window of Gossypium hirsutum isolate 1008001.06 chromosome A01, Gossypium_hirsutum_v2.1, whole genome shotgun sequence DNA:
- the LOC107936975 gene encoding E3 ubiquitin-protein ligase BOI, with amino-acid sequence MAIQEAQFYSDNVCFGGGGGGSGSGSGDNGGLGSGAFNQFLFDHRQQQLQQRHEIDQFIISQNERLRLLLEQQRNQQITMFLNKIESRALILLNQKDEEIQKAKNKLIELQNLLKKLEMDNQGWKKVAYEKEAMAMCLNKKLEALKERASCCFINGVDDAESCCEDEDTRMVCKCCNSRSTCVLFLPCRHLCSCKNCEALLDSCPVCKTAKKASIEALVS; translated from the exons ATGGCCATACAAGAAGCTCAGTTCTATTCTGACAATGTTTGctttggtggtggtggtggtggtagcGGCAGCGGCAGCGGCGACAATGGTGGCCTTGGCAGTGGCGCGTTTAATCAGTTCCTTTTTGATCATCGACAGCAACAGTTGCAGCAGCGACATGAGATTGATCAGTTCATCATATCACag AATGAGAGATTGCGATTGTTGCTGGAACAACAAAGAAACCAGCAAATTACTATGTTTTTAAACAAAATAGAATCGAGGGCATTGATTTTACTGAATCAAAAAGACGAGGAGATACAAAAAGCAAAAAACAAATTAATAGAATTACAAAATCTGTTGAAGAAACTAGAGATGGATAACCAAGGATGGAAAAAAGTGGCTTATGAAAAGGAAGCAATGGCTATGTGTTTGAACAAGAAGCTTGAAGCGTTAAAAGAACGAGCTTCGTGTTGTTTCATCAATGGAGTCGACGATGCAGAATCATGTTGTGAAGATGAGGATACAAGAATGGTTTGCAAATGTTGTAATAGTCGAAGTACTTGTGTTTTGTTCCTTCCTTGCAGACATCTTTGTTCGTGTAAGAATTGTGAAGCCTTGCTTGATTCTTGTCCTGTTTGTAAAACAGCAAAGAAAGCTAGCATAGAGGCGTTGGTTTCTTAG